The window ACTTCCTCCTCTCGGACGAGGCCTTCCCTGGCTCCACCCTCACCCTCCTCGAGGTGGGTGGGGGCCAGGGACCCCTGaggaccccccaccccagctgccaTCCCTCCTGacgccctcccctccccgcagcGCCCCCGGTCCTGCCCCGCCAAGCTCCTGGGGTCGCCGCCACTCGCCCTCCCCGCCAagctgcggggccggggggtggTGGCGGGGGTGGCCGTGCTGCTGCGGGCCAGCACCGGCCGCATCCTGCTCACCCGCCGCACCAGCACCCTCCGCGTCTTCCCCAACGCCTGGGTGCCGCCCGGTGAGtccggccggggcggggggaatgGGGTGCTGGTGACTTCAGGGTGCCCCTGACCCACCATCCCTCTTGCAGGTGGGCACGTGGAGCCAGGCGAAGAGGTGAGGGGTGGGGACAACAtggggacggggcggggggcaccCAGCCTGGGGGCACCCTGACCCCCGCCTCGGCCGTAGCTGCTGGCCACAGGCCTgcgggagctggaggaggagacagGGCTGCGCCTGGAAGCCGGGACCTTCTCCTGGCGGATGCTCGGCCTCTGGGAGGTGAGAGCCTGCCCGGCTCGGGGGGGCTCCGCACTGCCACCCTGCCCCGCTGAGCGCCCCACATCCCCATGTCCCGCAGTCAGTCTATCCGCCCGCGCTGAGCCAGGGGCTGCCGCGCCGCCACCACGTCGTCGCctacctgctgctgctctccgcCGAGCCCCACGAGCGGCTGGAGGTGCGCGAGGGCTGGGGAccagctcccccccccccccccacttttcCTCCCCCCGGGGGGGTGGCAGCTCCTCGCCTGAGGAACTGTTGGGGTTCAGGGCAGGATGCGTCCCAGTGAGAGCGAGGTGAGCGCCTACGCCTGGCTGGAGCCCCCCGTCCTGGAGGCCATCGCGGCCACGGAAGACGGAGCCGAGAGCTTGGGGAACGTCCCCAGCGCCCTGCCGGCCACTGTGGGGTGAGGACGCGGCCGGAGCCGCCGTAAGAAAGGGGGTGCAGAACCCCCTGGGGCTCCGTCCCCAaccacctttccccctctcAGCATCACGGAGCTGAGCCGcggctcctccagcagcacccagctcccGACCGCAGCCCTCCTGAACGCGGCCGAAGGGGAGGACGTGGAACACCTCAGCGCCGGCACCAGGTTCGCCCTCCGGCGCtggctggagtccctgggggAGCGGGAGCGAGGCCGGCCCGAGGGCAGCGGCGCCCCAGCCTGCGCCTGCCCCCCAATGCAATAAAATGGCTGCCAGCGGGAGCGGAGTCCGTGTTGGAGCGGGACGGGGGCTCTTGGGGAGGCAAGTGGGGAGCGGGACGGGCGAGGGGAGGATGCGGCTTCGGGGTCGGGCACCTGCCGGCCAAGGGGGGAGCTGGGTCCACCCAGTAGCGGGCGCTGGCTGGGCTGGTTTCCCCGGCTCCAAGCCGCTGCCGGTGCCCGTGGCGGGGCGCTGGGTCGACAAAAGACGTCACCCCGGGAGTACCTGGAGCGGCGCCACCAAGCTCCAAACTGGAAGCAGAGTCCTCCTCCAGCGGGGAATTTCCAAAATCCAGAAGTCAAGGAAATCCAAAAAGCCATTCGGAAGGGTTTCGGAGCGTGGGCAGGAGGATCCCAgcaccctcctgctccccagcttcTCACAGCAGAGCGGCAGCGGTTTGCCGGGTCCTCTGGGACTTCCACCTTTATTGCCTTGAAATATTTACCGCGGTTACGATACAAGAAATAGGAAACGGCCCAAGCGGGACAGTGTGCGCCGCTCCCCCCCGTCCCCGGCCAccggcagcgccgccgcctccgAGTTCGGGGAAGGAACAGTTCAAATAAAAGGTGCTAAAAATAATTGCTACGCGCGAGGCCTGGCCGCGctgcagccccgccgccggctgCGGGACCGGGGAGACGCGCTGGGGAACGA of the Phalacrocorax aristotelis chromosome 25, bGulAri2.1, whole genome shotgun sequence genome contains:
- the NUDT17 gene encoding m7GpppN-mRNA hydrolase NUDT17 isoform X1; the protein is MGGQPAAPPEAAPPSGHAPSAGGPRPRSAMAGLGRALVQVHVRRGGAGRPASFGQRPPWWPQHPPRPSPQSVTGTFCSMAEDVAVVSCGLHRGHFLLSDEAFPGSTLTLLERPRSCPAKLLGSPPLALPAKLRGRGVVAGVAVLLRASTGRILLTRRTSTLRVFPNAWVPPGGHVEPGEELLATGLRELEEETGLRLEAGTFSWRMLGLWESVYPPALSQGLPRRHHVVAYLLLLSAEPHERLEGRMRPSESEVSAYAWLEPPVLEAIAATEDGAESLGNVPSALPATVGITELSRGSSSSTQLPTAALLNAAEGEDVEHLSAGTRFALRRWLESLGERERGRPEGSGAPACACPPMQ
- the NUDT17 gene encoding m7GpppN-mRNA hydrolase NUDT17 isoform X3, whose protein sequence is MGGQPAAPPEAAPPSGHAPSAGGPRPRSAMAGLGRALVQVHVRRGGAGRPASFGQRPRSCPAKLLGSPPLALPAKLRGRGVVAGVAVLLRASTGRILLTRRTSTLRVFPNAWVPPGGHVEPGEELLATGLRELEEETGLRLEAGTFSWRMLGLWESVYPPALSQGLPRRHHVVAYLLLLSAEPHERLEGRMRPSESEVSAYAWLEPPVLEAIAATEDGAESLGNVPSALPATVGITELSRGSSSSTQLPTAALLNAAEGEDVEHLSAGTRFALRRWLESLGERERGRPEGSGAPACACPPMQ
- the NUDT17 gene encoding m7GpppN-mRNA hydrolase NUDT17 isoform X2, producing the protein MGGQPAAPPEAAPPSGHAPSAGGPRPRSAMAGLGRALVQVHVRRGGAGRPASFGQSVTGTFCSMAEDVAVVSCGLHRGHFLLSDEAFPGSTLTLLERPRSCPAKLLGSPPLALPAKLRGRGVVAGVAVLLRASTGRILLTRRTSTLRVFPNAWVPPGGHVEPGEELLATGLRELEEETGLRLEAGTFSWRMLGLWESVYPPALSQGLPRRHHVVAYLLLLSAEPHERLEGRMRPSESEVSAYAWLEPPVLEAIAATEDGAESLGNVPSALPATVGITELSRGSSSSTQLPTAALLNAAEGEDVEHLSAGTRFALRRWLESLGERERGRPEGSGAPACACPPMQ